In the genome of Gemmatimonadota bacterium, one region contains:
- a CDS encoding FAD-binding protein: MSNAIAASIAAAIGPDAVRTDVGGRIITTPPSIESLAHLLGLAYDGGWSVAVTGAGTWQVNDAPATLTISTRALDQVVRGVRPKWTVTVQGGMSLDALTRTLQSQGAALWIDPPGRADRSIGSVVATGTLGPMLVPLIDQVKALTVVSGDGRVLRLTNNQPGGPSLAEQLRPHVGGFGAFGVIAEVEILARESVQIDQTFVTTGDRDRLTASANDFEAVSAGVSAAEVLSPALAAQSEWLLAVRHLHDPDRWHAVARDEAMARSPGLVWRELTPADASQLWNSSARAMSSAPVTFRLAATAPGFDETLDLVIARMGEGVLSATPATGSLRWCGEATREQLRLLRTELAAREIPLTIERAPWAIRGSLGHLGAFHEGVGGVVDRLRESFDPGGILCPALQPAESGS; encoded by the coding sequence ATGAGCAACGCCATTGCCGCCTCGATTGCCGCCGCCATCGGCCCGGATGCTGTCCGGACTGATGTCGGCGGTCGCATTATCACCACCCCGCCATCGATCGAATCGCTGGCCCATCTGCTCGGCCTCGCCTACGACGGCGGCTGGAGTGTCGCCGTGACCGGCGCGGGGACCTGGCAGGTCAACGATGCGCCAGCGACGCTTACGATCTCGACGCGCGCGCTCGACCAGGTCGTCCGGGGCGTCCGGCCCAAGTGGACCGTGACCGTTCAAGGGGGCATGTCGCTGGACGCGCTGACCCGGACCCTGCAGAGCCAGGGCGCGGCGCTCTGGATCGATCCACCCGGTCGGGCCGATCGCAGCATCGGTTCGGTCGTGGCCACGGGCACCCTGGGCCCGATGCTCGTGCCGCTCATCGATCAGGTCAAGGCGCTCACAGTGGTGAGCGGCGATGGCCGGGTTCTCCGCCTCACCAACAACCAGCCTGGTGGGCCGTCGCTCGCGGAACAGCTCCGTCCGCATGTCGGAGGCTTCGGCGCATTCGGCGTGATTGCCGAGGTGGAAATCCTTGCGCGTGAATCGGTGCAGATCGACCAGACCTTCGTCACCACGGGTGATCGCGATCGTCTCACGGCATCGGCGAATGACTTCGAAGCGGTCTCCGCCGGAGTGAGCGCCGCCGAAGTCCTCTCGCCTGCCCTTGCCGCTCAATCGGAATGGCTGCTCGCGGTTCGGCATCTCCACGACCCCGACCGGTGGCACGCGGTGGCACGCGACGAGGCGATGGCCCGCTCACCTGGTCTGGTCTGGCGCGAGCTCACTCCTGCCGACGCGAGTCAGCTCTGGAACAGCTCCGCCCGGGCGATGTCATCGGCCCCGGTGACCTTCCGACTCGCTGCCACGGCCCCGGGGTTCGATGAGACGCTCGACCTGGTGATTGCACGAATGGGCGAAGGCGTGCTCTCGGCAACGCCTGCCACGGGCTCGCTCCGCTGGTGCGGCGAGGCCACCCGAGAGCAGTTGCGGCTGCTGCGCACCGAGCTGGCCGCGCGAGAGATCCCGCTCACGATCGAACGGGCGCCTTGGGCCATTCGAGGCTCGCTCGGCCATCTCGGCGCCTTTCACGAGGGTGTAGGAGGCGTGGTGGACCGCCTGCGTGAGTCTTTCGATCCCGGTGGCATCCTCTGCCCCGCGCTGCAGCCGGCCGAGTCGGGGAGCTGA
- a CDS encoding HAD family phosphatase, which yields MRGICFDFNGVIVDDERHHCLAVISTLAEYGIMLDRAGYYRDYLGFDDEGCFRHAWAGARLQLSDALLGDLVAQKGERYRALLDADLTLVPGIQPFVHALTAAGIRLVVVSAARRWEIDHVLAIAGLSHAFAGIVSAEDVSRTKPDPEGYLRGLAVLDLPASQCVVIEDSLPGLRAGRSAGMRVAMLTTSHSHGTLAAQLPDLIWDDYTDRTPEELPWNRSSS from the coding sequence ATGCGCGGAATATGTTTCGATTTCAACGGCGTCATCGTCGACGACGAGCGCCATCATTGCCTCGCGGTGATCTCGACGCTGGCGGAATACGGCATCATGCTCGACCGCGCGGGCTACTATCGCGACTACCTCGGCTTCGATGACGAGGGCTGCTTCCGGCACGCGTGGGCGGGAGCCCGGCTCCAGCTGAGCGATGCCCTGCTGGGCGATCTCGTGGCGCAGAAGGGCGAGCGATACCGCGCCCTGCTCGACGCCGACCTCACACTCGTGCCGGGGATCCAGCCGTTCGTGCATGCGCTCACCGCGGCCGGGATCCGGCTGGTCGTCGTCTCCGCGGCGCGCCGCTGGGAGATCGACCACGTCCTCGCGATTGCCGGCTTGAGTCACGCCTTTGCCGGGATCGTGTCGGCAGAGGATGTTTCGCGCACCAAACCCGACCCGGAAGGCTATCTCCGCGGGCTCGCCGTACTGGACCTGCCCGCAAGTCAGTGCGTCGTCATCGAGGACTCGCTCCCCGGACTGCGCGCGGGACGCAGCGCCGGCATGCGAGTGGCGATGCTTACCACTTCGCACTCGCACGGCACGCTTGCCGCGCAGCTCCCCGACCTGATCTGGGACGACTACACCGACCGCACCCCCGAGGAGTTGCCGTGGAACCGATCATCGTCCTGA
- a CDS encoding magnesium chelatase — MSTHPSTLGDLRQSRWGESALCGRSVRDEIRTNLLARMRSGGALFPGIVGYEETIEPQLVNALLARHDFILLGTRGQAKSRLLRGLVGYLDEVIPIVAGSEINDDPFAPISKFARDLIAAYGDATPIDWLPREQRFVEKLATPDVTIADIIGDLDPIKAARGGHILSSELTMHFGLLPRANRGIFALNELPDLSGKIQVGLFNIMQEGDVQIKGYPVRLPLDVLLAFTANPEDYTARGKIITPLKDRIGSEIRTHYPDRVELGMAITVQEAWLQRDGSPVTIPDLVAELVERVAFEARNDKRVDKRSGVSQRLPISLLEVVASNAERRVLAVHDSRVVARVSDVYAGLPAITGKLELEYEGELQGGDAVARELIRRAAGAVFEERAGDAEVEGIVAWFDQGGALKVGAEEKTETCWLGFQLVPGLFELVHIWELAPIDDKELTVVACELVLEALAARQRITRSDESGWQRVRSSRRREQ; from the coding sequence ATGTCCACGCATCCCAGCACCCTTGGCGACCTCCGGCAGAGCCGCTGGGGCGAGTCAGCCCTCTGCGGTCGCTCGGTTCGCGACGAGATCCGGACCAATCTGCTGGCGCGGATGCGTTCGGGCGGGGCGCTCTTTCCCGGGATCGTTGGCTACGAGGAAACCATCGAGCCACAGCTCGTGAACGCCCTGCTGGCCCGGCACGACTTCATCCTGCTGGGCACCCGCGGGCAGGCCAAGTCCCGACTGCTGCGTGGCCTGGTGGGATACCTCGACGAGGTCATCCCCATCGTGGCGGGGAGCGAGATCAACGACGACCCGTTCGCTCCAATCTCGAAATTCGCCCGCGACCTGATCGCCGCCTATGGCGATGCCACGCCGATCGACTGGCTTCCCCGGGAACAACGCTTCGTCGAGAAGCTGGCGACACCCGACGTGACGATTGCCGACATCATCGGCGATCTGGACCCGATCAAGGCGGCACGTGGTGGGCACATCCTTAGCAGCGAGCTGACGATGCACTTCGGGCTGCTCCCGCGTGCCAACCGCGGCATCTTCGCGCTGAACGAGCTGCCGGATCTCTCGGGCAAGATTCAGGTCGGGCTCTTCAACATCATGCAGGAAGGTGACGTCCAGATCAAAGGCTATCCGGTCCGGCTCCCGCTCGACGTGCTCCTCGCGTTCACGGCGAACCCCGAGGACTACACCGCCCGCGGCAAGATCATCACCCCGCTCAAGGACCGTATCGGATCGGAGATTCGTACCCATTACCCCGATCGGGTCGAGCTGGGGATGGCGATCACCGTTCAGGAGGCATGGCTCCAGCGCGATGGCAGTCCGGTGACGATTCCCGACCTGGTGGCCGAACTGGTCGAACGGGTGGCGTTCGAGGCACGCAACGACAAGCGCGTCGACAAGCGCTCCGGTGTCAGTCAGCGCCTGCCGATCTCGCTCCTCGAAGTCGTCGCCAGCAATGCGGAACGGCGCGTGCTCGCGGTACACGACAGTCGCGTGGTGGCGCGAGTGAGTGACGTCTATGCCGGGCTCCCCGCAATCACGGGGAAGCTGGAGCTTGAGTATGAGGGGGAGCTGCAAGGCGGCGACGCCGTGGCACGAGAGCTCATTCGTCGGGCGGCGGGCGCGGTCTTCGAAGAACGAGCGGGCGACGCGGAAGTCGAGGGGATCGTCGCCTGGTTCGACCAGGGCGGCGCCCTCAAGGTCGGGGCCGAGGAGAAGACCGAGACCTGCTGGCTCGGCTTCCAGCTGGTGCCGGGACTCTTCGAGCTGGTGCACATCTGGGAGCTGGCGCCAATCGACGACAAGGAGCTCACCGTGGTGGCCTGCGAACTGGTGCTCGAAGCGCTCGCGGCGCGGCAACGCATCACGCGGAGCGATGAGAGTGGGTGGCAGCGAGTGAGATCGTCGCGGAGGCGGGAGCAGTGA
- a CDS encoding serine/threonine-protein kinase — translation MDTSPVPAVRARLRNQVQQALSGRYQIIRELGFGGMAVVYLAENLDFQRLVAIKVMRPEKGYEDGMAERFRTEAVAVAQLRHPHIIGVHARGEDGDILWFEMDFVPGESLETLLQQGPLDESRVARYLAQAADALAFAHAQGVIHRDIKPSNLLIDASTDYLVITDFGIAKIVGKTSLTETGMTVGTLGYMSPEQLAADRSLTATADQYSLGVVAYECITGARPFPGDSPGELVAAQVTRPPPSVTEMDPACPRDLAMLIHRMMALDPEERWPDLSIVKIAATEIASTGEAPSLRKLPPAPRRSRQQRAPRRIAGLVSVLVMIGSTLVAIPSARARILTAIGVSSTPAESSIGNALQPQLQSEPLTIPPPAPAPVTAPDTAAHRSPPLSLVARDREKPGRDPATTKSRVPAPAQDMAEHRESPQATASKQDSLGGPPRPPVATTATLSIMSALPGTFVYVNGSTQPISISGAFVDLVVPAGTVTLRVSSNQPGCTSRTDQLVLLPGETRRVRRNAECPP, via the coding sequence ATGGACACTTCACCCGTCCCCGCGGTTCGAGCTCGCCTGCGCAATCAGGTGCAGCAGGCCTTAAGTGGCAGATACCAGATCATCCGTGAACTCGGCTTCGGGGGGATGGCCGTCGTCTATCTGGCGGAGAACCTGGACTTTCAACGGCTGGTCGCGATCAAGGTCATGCGCCCCGAGAAGGGGTATGAAGACGGGATGGCCGAGCGGTTCCGCACTGAGGCCGTCGCGGTGGCCCAGCTCCGCCATCCTCACATCATTGGTGTCCACGCGCGTGGAGAGGATGGCGACATCCTCTGGTTCGAGATGGACTTCGTTCCTGGCGAATCGCTCGAAACGCTCCTGCAGCAAGGCCCGCTCGACGAATCCCGCGTGGCACGATACCTCGCACAGGCCGCTGATGCCCTGGCGTTCGCGCACGCACAGGGCGTGATCCATCGTGATATCAAGCCCTCGAACCTGCTGATTGATGCATCCACCGACTACCTGGTGATCACCGACTTCGGAATTGCGAAGATTGTTGGCAAGACGTCACTCACCGAGACGGGGATGACGGTCGGTACACTCGGATACATGAGTCCGGAGCAGCTCGCAGCCGATCGTTCGCTGACTGCCACGGCCGACCAGTATTCGCTTGGGGTCGTGGCCTACGAATGCATCACGGGGGCGCGGCCGTTTCCCGGTGATTCGCCAGGTGAGCTGGTCGCGGCACAGGTGACGCGCCCACCCCCATCGGTGACGGAAATGGACCCGGCATGCCCTCGCGACCTCGCCATGCTCATCCACCGCATGATGGCGCTTGATCCGGAGGAGCGGTGGCCTGATCTGTCGATCGTCAAAATCGCAGCGACAGAAATTGCCTCGACGGGCGAGGCGCCCTCCCTTCGCAAGCTGCCGCCGGCACCACGTCGATCACGTCAGCAGCGGGCCCCGAGGCGTATCGCCGGGCTTGTTTCGGTACTGGTCATGATCGGCTCCACCCTTGTGGCGATTCCCTCCGCACGAGCAAGGATCCTGACCGCTATCGGCGTCAGCTCGACGCCAGCGGAGTCCAGCATCGGCAACGCCCTGCAGCCGCAGCTCCAGAGCGAACCGCTGACGATTCCGCCGCCGGCGCCAGCACCGGTCACCGCGCCCGACACGGCAGCGCATCGTTCGCCTCCTCTTTCGCTCGTCGCGCGTGACCGGGAGAAACCTGGTCGCGATCCTGCCACGACGAAATCGCGCGTGCCCGCGCCCGCGCAGGACATGGCAGAACACCGTGAGTCACCTCAGGCGACTGCATCGAAGCAGGACTCACTTGGGGGACCCCCACGTCCTCCTGTCGCAACCACAGCGACGCTCTCGATCATGTCCGCCTTGCCTGGAACCTTCGTATACGTGAACGGCTCCACCCAGCCCATCAGCATTTCCGGTGCGTTCGTCGATCTCGTGGTACCCGCTGGGACCGTGACGCTCCGCGTGAGCAGCAATCAACCGGGCTGCACCAGCCGGACCGATCAGCTCGTGCTGCTTCCCGGCGAGACCCGGCGCGTGCGCCGCAATGCGGAGTGCCCGCCCTGA
- a CDS encoding cytidylate kinase-like family protein, with protein MLITISREFGAGGSTLARLVSDRLGWRVVDNQLVEEVAARAGMTPAEVREKEERGPTFAERVARALTVATPELLTPTAVELPEAEEARLVRITEQVVAEAAVDHAVLVGRAASAVIGKREDTLHVKLVASLGYRVGVIAARDATTREEAEKRVRDTDAHRSRYHRQYYNRDWTDPRSYHLTLNTEWLGLPRCAGIVVAAVGA; from the coding sequence ATGCTGATCACCATTTCGCGTGAGTTCGGTGCGGGTGGCTCGACCCTCGCTCGCCTCGTCTCCGATCGCCTCGGCTGGCGAGTCGTCGACAATCAACTGGTCGAGGAAGTCGCCGCGCGCGCGGGAATGACGCCCGCTGAGGTGCGCGAAAAGGAGGAGCGCGGGCCGACCTTCGCCGAACGCGTGGCGCGGGCGCTCACCGTGGCGACGCCGGAACTACTCACACCGACTGCCGTCGAACTCCCCGAAGCGGAGGAGGCTCGGCTGGTGCGGATCACCGAGCAGGTCGTGGCCGAGGCCGCCGTCGATCACGCGGTCCTGGTGGGGCGTGCCGCCTCCGCCGTCATCGGCAAGCGCGAGGACACCCTCCACGTCAAGCTGGTCGCGTCACTCGGCTACCGGGTGGGTGTGATTGCGGCCCGCGATGCGACCACCCGTGAGGAAGCGGAGAAGCGAGTGCGCGACACCGATGCTCACCGATCGCGTTACCATCGCCAGTACTACAATCGCGACTGGACTGACCCGCGCAGCTACCACCTGACGCTGAATACCGAGTGGCTCGGGTTGCCTCGGTGTGCGGGGATTGTCGTCGCAGCGGTAGGCGCCTAA
- a CDS encoding MFS transporter, giving the protein MPSPATSLIDRALEPLREISRGVYHGPARALRHIDFRRFLTGQGISLIGTWMQSIAQGWLVLELTHSAFAVGVTTTLATLPILFLTLYGGVVADRVDKRRFVMLLQTVMLFEAAALAGLTLTGHVTVQWIWGLAVLFGLATAFEVPARQAFLVELVPPEDLISAAAINSTTYNLARVIGPAIAGVVVATAGPGAAFAVNALSYVAVLIGLSRITTPHLPRPAIERPSVFTGLRFIQSRPTLAALSWQMMLLTVFAGSFVPMLSVYARNALHVGSRGYGALTAAVGVGAAIGAIAMGALGNRISRLRTSVIASFTLATATMLLAVIRSPWPALLALALAGAAMAGQGIATATELQLAAPSELRGRVMAVYSFVVLGLAPLGAFQSGFIAEHFGVAWSFLLNALIGFVGTFLLRKQLWVAREA; this is encoded by the coding sequence ATGCCCTCCCCGGCCACCTCCCTGATCGATCGTGCGCTTGAGCCGCTGCGAGAGATCAGCCGTGGCGTCTATCACGGGCCGGCCCGGGCGCTTCGGCACATCGATTTCCGCCGCTTCCTCACGGGCCAGGGGATCTCGCTGATCGGCACCTGGATGCAGTCGATTGCCCAGGGGTGGCTGGTCCTCGAACTGACCCATTCCGCTTTCGCCGTGGGCGTGACCACCACGCTCGCGACGCTGCCGATCCTCTTTCTGACCCTCTACGGCGGCGTCGTCGCCGACCGGGTCGACAAGCGTCGCTTTGTGATGCTACTGCAAACGGTGATGCTGTTCGAAGCAGCCGCGCTCGCGGGGCTCACGCTCACTGGCCATGTCACGGTCCAGTGGATCTGGGGGCTCGCGGTGCTCTTCGGACTGGCGACGGCGTTCGAGGTTCCCGCCCGGCAGGCCTTCCTCGTGGAGCTGGTCCCGCCCGAAGATCTGATTTCAGCAGCGGCGATCAACAGCACGACCTACAACCTCGCCCGTGTCATCGGTCCGGCGATCGCCGGCGTGGTTGTCGCGACGGCCGGGCCCGGAGCCGCGTTCGCCGTGAATGCGCTCAGCTACGTGGCCGTCCTGATCGGCCTCTCCCGGATCACGACCCCGCACCTGCCGCGCCCTGCCATCGAGCGTCCTTCGGTATTCACCGGACTGCGCTTCATCCAGTCGCGGCCGACACTGGCGGCATTGTCGTGGCAGATGATGTTGCTCACCGTCTTCGCGGGTTCCTTCGTCCCGATGCTCTCGGTGTACGCCCGTAACGCGCTGCACGTCGGCTCTCGGGGCTATGGCGCGCTCACGGCGGCGGTCGGCGTCGGGGCGGCGATCGGTGCGATCGCCATGGGCGCGCTCGGCAACCGGATTTCGCGGCTGCGCACCTCGGTGATCGCCTCCTTCACGCTCGCGACCGCGACGATGCTGCTGGCGGTGATCCGCTCGCCCTGGCCGGCACTGCTGGCGCTCGCGCTGGCCGGCGCCGCGATGGCCGGACAAGGGATCGCGACCGCCACCGAGCTGCAGCTCGCGGCGCCGTCGGAACTGCGGGGCCGGGTGATGGCGGTCTATTCGTTCGTGGTGCTCGGACTTGCGCCGCTGGGGGCGTTCCAGTCGGGGTTCATCGCCGAGCACTTCGGCGTCGCCTGGAGTTTCCTGCTCAATGCATTGATCGGATTTGTCGGCACGTTCCTGCTGCGCAAGCAACTGTGGGTGGCCAGGGAGGCATGA
- a CDS encoding VWA domain-containing protein translates to MRYTTYSRYLAGMADQVNLQSLLDDLGDFLLQSGFDGTPWWGDSAEGEGERNTADLRQAILKALMESGQLTPEMLRALRGESSGDAAKDAQVEQDLAEMLDRIIQRLVDEGYLKLEGTPERVPDTGLPGGEARAAARTVRFDVTEKGADFLGYKTLKELLGALGKSAIGAHETTHLATSNEAEAASRPYEFGDVLNLDVPATLASAIARHGLGVPIPLDYRDLMVVQSEYRSSAATVLMLDCSHSMILYGEDRFTPAKRVALALTHLIRTQYPGDSIRVVLFHDSAEEIPVSALANVKVGPWHTNTAGGLALARRLLAGQKQEMKQIVMITDGKPSAITLPDGRIYVNSMGLDPSILKATFAEVAACRRSGILINTFMLARDRALVDFVKQVSQICRGKAYFANPMTLGQFLLMDFLKGKSRRVA, encoded by the coding sequence ATGCGCTACACCACCTACTCCCGGTACCTGGCCGGCATGGCCGATCAGGTCAACCTGCAATCGCTGCTCGATGATCTCGGCGATTTCCTGTTGCAGTCAGGATTCGATGGCACACCCTGGTGGGGCGATTCTGCGGAGGGCGAGGGTGAGCGCAACACGGCTGACCTGCGCCAGGCAATTCTCAAGGCGCTGATGGAATCAGGGCAACTCACTCCCGAGATGCTCCGGGCGCTCCGCGGCGAGTCTAGCGGCGATGCGGCGAAGGATGCGCAGGTCGAGCAGGATCTCGCCGAGATGCTTGACCGGATCATTCAGCGCCTCGTGGACGAAGGGTATCTCAAACTCGAGGGCACCCCGGAGCGCGTCCCCGACACGGGTCTGCCGGGCGGCGAAGCGCGCGCCGCTGCGCGCACCGTGCGATTCGATGTGACCGAAAAAGGAGCCGACTTCCTCGGCTACAAGACGCTCAAGGAACTGCTCGGCGCCCTGGGGAAATCCGCAATCGGGGCGCACGAGACGACTCACCTGGCGACCAGCAACGAGGCCGAAGCAGCGAGCCGCCCCTACGAGTTCGGCGACGTGCTCAACCTCGATGTTCCCGCGACGCTCGCATCGGCCATCGCGCGACATGGTCTCGGTGTGCCGATTCCGCTCGACTACCGCGACCTGATGGTGGTGCAGTCGGAGTATCGATCATCGGCGGCCACGGTGCTGATGCTCGACTGCTCCCATTCGATGATCCTCTACGGCGAAGATCGCTTCACCCCCGCCAAGCGGGTCGCGCTGGCACTGACCCACCTGATTCGCACCCAGTACCCCGGCGATTCGATCCGGGTGGTGCTCTTCCACGATTCCGCCGAAGAGATTCCTGTCTCGGCGCTCGCGAATGTGAAGGTCGGGCCGTGGCACACCAACACCGCTGGCGGGCTCGCGCTCGCCCGGCGCCTGCTGGCCGGCCAGAAGCAGGAGATGAAGCAGATCGTGATGATCACCGACGGCAAACCGTCAGCAATCACGTTGCCTGATGGACGGATCTATGTGAATTCGATGGGGCTCGACCCGAGCATCCTCAAGGCGACCTTCGCCGAGGTGGCTGCCTGCCGGCGCAGCGGCATCCTTATCAATACTTTCATGCTCGCGCGCGACCGGGCACTCGTGGATTTCGTCAAGCAGGTCTCGCAGATCTGCCGCGGCAAGGCCTACTTCGCCAATCCGATGACGCTGGGGCAGTTCCTGCTGATGGATTTTCTCAAGGGGAAGAGTCGCCGCGTCGCCTGA
- the asnB gene encoding asparagine synthase (glutamine-hydrolyzing), whose product MCGIAGFWQRDGRAADPALLERMCHAIRHRGPDDAGRWLEGGLALGHLRLSIIDLSPAGHQPMANADGSLRIVFNGEIYNYLELGRELEGRGYIFRSKSDTEVILHAWHAWGADAIHRFRGMWAFALWDARRQQLELVRDRYGIKPCYHATVGSTFGFGSELKALLPLLPLRTPDVSTLASLAIYQMRTDLHATTLREVKQLPPGCRLTVRAESVTETQWLDDAAEMAAAPKDDSPATLRRLLDASVDLHLRSDVPVGACLSGGIDSSALVAIAAPKLPYSLHTFSVVYPGTELDERRFVQDVLQRYPTVIHHEHEPDGSDALDVLRQTVWHFEEPVWGEAVYSWWHVMQLVAAHGIKVVINGQGADELFGGYPYYYPSYLRQLFRSGQWRLGAAELRAEATHQSLSEARMARSLLGPVWPGWARRGARVFGKARSWNTDSLGPLLRDSAHDVDGAVVRRGFWSLESHLRSDFHVTRLPMLLQAEDRFSMAFGIESRVPYITMSMVSYARNLPASAKLSGGVTKRILREAVRDALPASVVDRTDKKGYATPVRAWFRGPQGDAIGDMLHSRSVDDLGLLNAGVVRQHFDAFRRGQPMKELWRLLTVQEWGERFLS is encoded by the coding sequence GTGTGTGGCATTGCGGGGTTCTGGCAACGAGATGGGCGCGCTGCCGACCCCGCACTGCTGGAGCGGATGTGTCACGCCATCCGGCATCGCGGTCCCGATGATGCCGGCCGGTGGCTAGAGGGCGGACTCGCCCTCGGCCATCTTCGCCTCAGCATCATCGATCTCTCCCCTGCCGGCCATCAGCCGATGGCCAATGCCGATGGTTCCTTGCGGATCGTCTTCAACGGCGAGATCTACAACTACCTCGAGCTCGGCCGGGAACTCGAGGGGCGCGGCTACATCTTCCGCAGCAAGAGCGACACTGAGGTCATCCTCCACGCGTGGCATGCTTGGGGTGCCGATGCGATTCACCGGTTTCGCGGGATGTGGGCCTTCGCGCTGTGGGACGCCCGGCGGCAACAACTCGAACTGGTGCGCGACCGCTACGGCATCAAGCCATGCTATCACGCGACCGTCGGCTCCACCTTCGGGTTCGGCTCCGAGCTGAAGGCGCTGCTGCCGCTCTTGCCGCTGCGCACGCCTGATGTCTCGACCCTCGCGTCACTCGCGATTTACCAGATGCGCACCGACCTGCACGCGACGACCCTGCGCGAGGTGAAGCAGTTGCCTCCTGGCTGCCGGCTCACCGTGCGCGCCGAGAGCGTCACCGAAACCCAGTGGCTCGACGATGCGGCCGAGATGGCGGCAGCGCCGAAAGATGACTCCCCGGCGACGTTGCGGCGGTTGCTCGATGCGAGTGTTGATCTGCATTTGCGCAGTGATGTCCCGGTGGGGGCCTGCCTGAGCGGTGGCATCGATTCGAGTGCGCTCGTCGCGATCGCCGCGCCGAAACTTCCCTACTCACTGCATACCTTCTCGGTAGTGTATCCCGGCACCGAGCTCGATGAGCGCCGGTTCGTGCAGGACGTGCTGCAGCGTTACCCCACGGTAATCCATCACGAACACGAGCCCGACGGATCGGATGCGCTCGATGTATTGCGGCAGACGGTGTGGCACTTCGAGGAGCCGGTGTGGGGTGAGGCCGTGTACAGCTGGTGGCACGTGATGCAACTGGTCGCGGCGCACGGAATCAAGGTGGTCATCAATGGCCAGGGAGCCGATGAGTTGTTCGGCGGATACCCCTATTACTACCCCTCCTACCTGCGACAACTTTTCCGCTCCGGGCAGTGGCGCCTCGGAGCCGCCGAGCTTCGGGCCGAGGCGACCCACCAGTCGCTGTCTGAGGCGCGCATGGCGCGCAGTCTGCTCGGGCCGGTGTGGCCCGGATGGGCGCGCCGCGGGGCGCGCGTCTTCGGCAAGGCGCGGAGCTGGAACACCGATTCGCTCGGGCCGCTGCTGCGCGACTCGGCGCACGATGTTGACGGGGCCGTGGTGCGCCGCGGCTTCTGGAGCCTCGAGAGCCACCTGCGCAGCGACTTTCACGTCACCCGCCTGCCGATGCTCCTTCAGGCCGAGGATCGTTTCTCGATGGCGTTCGGCATCGAAAGCCGGGTGCCCTACATCACGATGTCGATGGTGTCCTACGCGCGAAACCTGCCGGCGTCGGCCAAGCTCTCCGGGGGCGTGACCAAGCGGATCCTCCGCGAGGCTGTTCGCGACGCGCTACCGGCCTCCGTGGTCGATCGGACCGACAAGAAGGGGTATGCCACGCCAGTACGAGCATGGTTCCGCGGTCCGCAGGGCGACGCGATTGGCGATATGCTCCATTCGCGCAGCGTGGACGATCTCGGGTTGCTCAATGCGGGCGTCGTCCGGCAGCACTTCGACGCCTTCCGACGCGGCCAGCCGATGAAGGAGCTGTGGCGGCTCCTGACGGTGCAGGAGTGGGGCGAGCGCTTTCTTTCGTGA